In Gossypium raimondii isolate GPD5lz chromosome 12, ASM2569854v1, whole genome shotgun sequence, a single window of DNA contains:
- the LOC105763968 gene encoding LOW QUALITY PROTEIN: uncharacterized protein LOC105763968 (The sequence of the model RefSeq protein was modified relative to this genomic sequence to represent the inferred CDS: substituted 2 bases at 2 genomic stop codons): protein MSRCFPYPPPGYVKNGIHDEALIEXIKINSXEEKDKKERKKEKKEKKEKKREKKERDKSRDSGEAESKKHGHKKRHIDKRSKEDKKGGDRQKKRENEVECFEKSTLTEEHGQAVGPHNSSDSTLNSSKRQKLSSTPNNGQNPGSIIQILLPSQRHKDPEVLPSKEQPCSTSGNTDEAFVRRVHEHAPRPGKELEEQPCSTSDIKRPELTFKLGKEKACSTSRTSETLAHNAKAPTPSNLCTTCPPK, encoded by the coding sequence ATGTCTCGATGTTTTCCGTATCCTCCACCGGGGTACGTAAAGAACGGAATCCACGATGAGGCACTAATTGAATAGATTAAGATTAATAGTTAAGAAGAGAAGGACaagaaggaaaggaagaaagaaaagaaggagaagaaagagaaaaaacgggagaagaaagaaagagataaGTCTCGGGACAGTGGTGAAGCTGAAAGTAAAAAGCATGGTCATAAGAAAAGGCATATAGATAAGAGGagcaaagaagataaaaaaggaGGAGACCgtcaaaagaaaagagagaacgaAGTGGAATGTTTTGAGAAGAGTACGCTTACCGAAGAACATGGTCAGGCGGTTGGACCACATAACTCTTCCGATAGCACCCTTAACAGCAGTAAAAGACAGAAGCTGAGCTCGACTCCCAACAATGGGCAAAATCCTGGAAGCATTATCCAGATTCTCTTGCCTTCCCAAAGGCATAAAGATCCTGAAGTGCTACCCAGCAAGGAACAGCCTTGCTCTACCTCAGGAAACACTGATGAGGCCTTTGTTCGACGGGTGCATGAGCATGCTCCTAGACCAGGCAAAGAACTGGAAGAACAACCTTGTTCGACTTCCGATATTAAACGCCCGGAGCTAACTTTCAAGCTCGGCAAAGAAAAAGCTTGCTCCACTTCTCGTACATCAGAAACTCTTGCTCATAATGCCAAGGCGCCAACGCCGTCAAACTTGTGTACCACTTGCCCTCCGAAATAA